A genomic region of Pseudomonas sp. MPC6 contains the following coding sequences:
- a CDS encoding SRPBCC domain-containing protein, which yields MARAENIVTSHTVEINAPARVVWEVLIDLDNYHTWNTFCPSIKCGLQVGDEVHMQVRNPATGETVPVFEYLVACDPEQLLSWEQRPVPENMDAARRDQYITAIDANRCSYFTTDIFLGLNQDTIMLEHGAWVKIAFDQVALDLKRRAEELHGSGI from the coding sequence ATGGCCAGAGCCGAAAACATAGTGACCTCCCACACGGTGGAAATTAACGCCCCCGCCCGCGTGGTCTGGGAAGTGCTGATTGACCTGGACAATTACCACACGTGGAACACCTTCTGTCCGAGCATCAAGTGCGGCCTGCAGGTCGGCGACGAGGTGCATATGCAGGTACGGAACCCCGCTACCGGCGAAACCGTTCCGGTCTTCGAATACCTCGTGGCCTGCGACCCCGAGCAGCTGTTGTCCTGGGAGCAGCGTCCTGTCCCGGAAAACATGGACGCCGCCCGCCGTGACCAATACATCACGGCCATCGATGCCAACCGTTGCAGCTATTTCACAACCGATATTTTTCTGGGCCTGAACCAGGACACCATCATGCTGGAACACGGTGCCTGGGTAAAAATCGCCTTCGATCAGGTGGCCCTGGACCTGAAACGCCGCGCCGAAGAACTGCACGGCAGCGGCATCTGA
- a CDS encoding nuclear transport factor 2 family protein, which translates to MLDLVAIEQIKQLKARYFRGIDTCNLELLRTLFAPDVKISFDSPTYQFELNGVEQAIEFYRSNFTNRRFGLRFAAQGKQFVSRVPFAAE; encoded by the coding sequence ATGCTGGACCTCGTTGCCATCGAGCAAATCAAGCAGCTCAAGGCCCGCTATTTTCGTGGTATCGACACCTGTAATCTCGAACTGCTGCGCACCCTCTTCGCACCCGATGTGAAGATCAGCTTCGACAGCCCGACCTACCAGTTCGAACTCAACGGAGTGGAGCAGGCCATCGAGTTCTACCGCAGCAACTTCACCAACCGCCGTTTCGGACTGCGATTTGCAGCTCAAGGTAAACAGTTTGTCTCGCGCGTACCCTTCGCTGCCGAGTGA
- a CDS encoding EthD domain-containing protein: MEKLMLTLWKPPQQSVEQWRQALLDLSANLLSVGARTLRVMVVDEGVAAASAQRITNSAVPLDGLLSLWLDSAAQWPSIKALVTPLTSRLEAYLVLESEPYPEERKSRVAHYRVPVGERTPGMNQVALLQKPDRMSYEHWYDTWRNGHGPNAYPLQSIFGYRQNTVVRALTFGAPVLHGIVEENFPPEAIGNPQGFFAALGDPDKCAQRQQAMYESTSKFIDFQKLDCILTSEYQLSA, translated from the coding sequence ATGGAAAAACTCATGTTGACCCTGTGGAAACCGCCACAGCAAAGCGTCGAGCAATGGCGCCAGGCGTTGCTCGACCTGAGCGCCAATCTGCTCAGCGTCGGCGCGCGCACCCTGCGCGTCATGGTGGTTGATGAGGGCGTGGCCGCCGCGTCTGCACAGCGCATTACCAATAGCGCCGTCCCGCTGGACGGCTTGCTCTCGCTGTGGCTGGACAGTGCCGCGCAATGGCCGTCCATCAAGGCACTTGTGACGCCGTTGACCAGTCGCCTGGAGGCTTATCTGGTGCTGGAGTCCGAGCCCTACCCCGAGGAGCGCAAGTCGCGTGTAGCCCACTACCGGGTACCGGTTGGCGAGCGCACACCCGGCATGAATCAGGTGGCGCTGCTGCAAAAGCCAGACCGGATGAGCTACGAGCATTGGTACGACACCTGGCGCAACGGCCACGGGCCGAATGCCTACCCTCTGCAGTCGATCTTCGGCTACCGACAGAACACCGTGGTACGCGCGCTCACCTTCGGTGCGCCGGTGCTGCACGGGATCGTCGAAGAAAACTTCCCGCCCGAGGCCATCGGCAATCCGCAAGGATTCTTCGCGGCCCTGGGCGACCCGGACAAATGCGCGCAGCGCCAGCAGGCCATGTACGAATCGACCAGCAAGTTCATCGACTTCCAGAAGCTCGACTGCATCCTCACCAGCGAGTACCAGCTCAGTGCCTGA
- a CDS encoding nuclear transport factor 2 family protein, which yields MLDLEAIELIKQLKARYFRAIDTCNIEMLQGMLTEDVTLSFKSPAYEFQVNGLGDALDFYRTSFTKTRLATHNGHTPEIEVDGHKASALWYLSYVFINLEDNTHLHGSAIYQDRYIKRGERWMIAETGYETLLETIQPLSEHLQITSRPIN from the coding sequence ATGTTGGACCTAGAAGCAATCGAGCTGATCAAGCAGCTCAAGGCGCGCTACTTTCGTGCCATCGACACCTGCAACATCGAGATGCTGCAGGGCATGCTCACCGAAGACGTCACCCTGTCGTTCAAGAGCCCTGCCTACGAGTTCCAGGTCAATGGCCTGGGCGATGCGCTGGACTTCTACCGCACCTCGTTCACCAAGACCCGCCTGGCCACCCACAACGGTCACACCCCGGAAATCGAAGTCGATGGCCACAAGGCTTCGGCCCTCTGGTACCTGAGCTACGTGTTCATCAACCTCGAGGACAACACCCACCTGCACGGCAGCGCGATCTACCAGGATCGCTACATCAAACGCGGCGAGCGCTGGATGATCGCCGAGACGGGCTACGAAACCTTGCTCGAGACTATCCAGCCGTTGAGCGAACACCTGCAAATCACCTCCAGACCCATCAACTGA
- a CDS encoding SDR family NAD(P)-dependent oxidoreductase, which translates to MSNDQSTWVAVVTGASRGAGKGIALALGAAGATVYVTGRSQNEGDASLPGTIHATAREIDALGGKGIAVACDHADDEQVRRLFEQVERESGRLDILVNNATFLHDQLIEPGPFWEKPLDLVNILDVGLRSAYVASWYAAALMAKRRGGLIAFTSSFGSNCYMHGAAYGAQKAGVDKFAKDMAVDLRPYDVSVVSIWMGPLRTERTIRALADDPERYEEFSFVMESPEFTGKVIHALYGDPNRMTQSGQVLIGAEVALTYGIVDLEGQQPPSYRDRLGGPVQAHPAIIE; encoded by the coding sequence ATGAGTAACGATCAAAGCACATGGGTCGCCGTCGTGACGGGCGCGTCGCGCGGTGCCGGCAAAGGTATTGCGCTCGCGCTTGGCGCGGCGGGTGCGACGGTTTACGTGACCGGCCGCTCGCAGAATGAGGGCGACGCGTCGCTGCCAGGCACGATCCACGCGACCGCGCGTGAGATCGACGCGCTGGGCGGCAAAGGTATCGCCGTCGCGTGTGATCACGCCGATGACGAGCAGGTTCGACGCCTCTTCGAACAGGTCGAACGCGAAAGCGGGCGGCTCGACATCCTGGTCAATAATGCGACTTTTCTACACGACCAACTGATTGAGCCTGGGCCGTTCTGGGAAAAGCCGCTCGATCTCGTCAACATCCTCGACGTCGGCTTACGCTCCGCCTATGTGGCGAGCTGGTACGCGGCTGCGCTGATGGCGAAGCGGCGTGGCGGGCTGATCGCGTTCACCTCCTCATTTGGCTCGAACTGCTACATGCATGGCGCTGCCTATGGCGCGCAGAAGGCCGGTGTCGACAAGTTCGCCAAAGACATGGCCGTGGACCTTCGTCCTTACGACGTCTCGGTGGTGTCCATCTGGATGGGACCGTTGCGCACGGAGCGCACGATACGCGCGTTGGCAGACGACCCGGAGCGTTACGAAGAATTTTCGTTCGTCATGGAAAGCCCGGAGTTCACCGGCAAGGTCATACACGCGCTGTATGGCGACCCGAACCGGATGACGCAATCCGGACAGGTGCTGATCGGCGCAGAAGTGGCGCTGACCTACGGCATTGTCGATCTGGAAGGCCAGCAACCTCCCTCCTATCGCGACCGTCTGGGTGGTCCAGTGCAGGCGCATCCGGCGATAATCGAGTAA
- a CDS encoding Rieske 2Fe-2S domain-containing protein, with protein sequence MTKLAEISIENAQRTHRYARGWHCLGVAENYRDGQLHTLNIFGTRLVAFADSKGAISILDAYCPHMGADLSQGTIENDTVVCPFHHWKYDTSGKCVEIPYCKRIPPKAKTRSWLTCEENNLLFVWNNPEGRPPKEGVIIPHLAEMDDPDWIHDWNIDSMLIETNPRELVDNLVDAMHFGPVHGTPTKYFANVFEGHIGHQIFHGDSERLGGDLIAPSAYYGPATHFTHISSMFGDVRIHAILLNSHVPVTANSFDLRFGCMVKRVPGWSEEQNIEVAKAYVLGNRTSFYQDVDIWKHKIRIDNPVLAENDGPVYQLREWYQQFFTDEDKVPASMAERREFITVDER encoded by the coding sequence ATGACGAAACTCGCTGAAATCAGCATCGAAAACGCCCAGCGTACTCACCGTTACGCCCGTGGCTGGCACTGTCTGGGCGTGGCGGAAAATTACCGCGATGGCCAGTTGCACACATTGAATATCTTTGGCACCCGCCTGGTGGCGTTTGCCGACAGCAAGGGTGCTATCAGCATCCTCGATGCCTATTGCCCGCACATGGGGGCCGACCTGTCCCAGGGCACCATCGAAAACGACACGGTGGTGTGTCCGTTCCACCACTGGAAATATGACACCAGCGGTAAATGCGTCGAGATTCCCTACTGCAAGCGCATTCCACCGAAGGCCAAGACCCGCAGCTGGTTGACCTGTGAGGAAAACAACCTGCTGTTCGTCTGGAACAACCCGGAAGGACGTCCGCCGAAAGAGGGCGTGATCATCCCGCACCTGGCCGAGATGGACGACCCGGACTGGATTCACGACTGGAACATCGACAGCATGCTGATCGAAACCAACCCACGGGAGTTGGTCGATAACCTGGTGGACGCCATGCATTTCGGCCCCGTGCACGGCACGCCGACCAAGTACTTCGCCAATGTCTTCGAAGGGCACATCGGCCACCAGATCTTCCACGGTGATTCCGAGCGCCTGGGTGGCGATCTGATCGCACCGTCGGCCTACTACGGCCCGGCGACCCACTTCACTCACATCAGCTCGATGTTTGGCGATGTGCGCATACATGCTATTTTGCTCAACAGCCATGTGCCGGTGACAGCCAACAGCTTCGACCTGCGTTTCGGCTGCATGGTCAAGCGTGTGCCCGGCTGGAGCGAAGAGCAGAACATTGAAGTGGCCAAAGCGTACGTCCTGGGTAATCGCACCTCGTTCTATCAGGACGTGGATATCTGGAAGCATAAAATCCGTATCGACAACCCGGTGCTGGCGGAAAACGACGGCCCGGTCTACCAACTGCGCGAGTGGTACCAACAGTTCTTTACCGATGAAGACAAAGTGCCCGCGAGCATGGCTGAACGCCGTGAGTTCATCACGGTCGATGAGCGTTGA
- a CDS encoding SDR family oxidoreductase: MLLKDKVVIISGIGPGLGIKLAVRAAEYQAKAVVLATRTPAKLDLAEQAIRDAGYSTPVLKVPTDIAQAEQCQTLADLTIEHFGQIDVLINSAYAHGAWGSSSESSMDDWRKAMDVNLFGTMHMTQAVLPQMKKQQSGSIVMINTMATRTPNQLESGYAVSKGALKTAVQYLAQDLGPFGIRVNSAFMGWMWGAPVIGYFESEAQRLGVPMESLVDQVAQQIALRKIPEDNDCAMAALYLASDYAKVITGAQLDVNGGHFLPC; encoded by the coding sequence ATGTTGCTGAAAGATAAAGTCGTCATCATTTCCGGTATCGGCCCTGGCCTGGGCATCAAGCTGGCCGTGCGAGCCGCGGAGTATCAGGCGAAGGCCGTGGTGTTGGCCACCCGCACCCCCGCCAAACTGGACCTGGCTGAACAGGCCATCCGCGACGCCGGCTACAGCACGCCCGTCCTGAAAGTCCCCACCGACATCGCCCAGGCCGAACAGTGCCAGACGCTCGCCGACCTGACGATCGAGCACTTCGGCCAGATCGACGTATTGATCAACTCCGCCTACGCCCATGGCGCCTGGGGCAGTTCCTCCGAGTCGTCAATGGACGACTGGCGCAAGGCGATGGACGTCAACCTGTTTGGCACCATGCACATGACCCAGGCCGTGCTGCCGCAGATGAAGAAACAGCAGTCGGGCAGCATCGTCATGATCAACACCATGGCCACCCGCACCCCCAACCAACTGGAATCCGGCTATGCCGTCTCCAAGGGCGCATTGAAAACCGCCGTGCAGTATCTGGCCCAGGACCTCGGCCCGTTCGGAATCCGCGTCAACTCCGCCTTCATGGGCTGGATGTGGGGCGCGCCGGTGATCGGTTACTTCGAGAGCGAAGCCCAGCGCCTGGGCGTCCCGATGGAGTCGCTGGTCGACCAGGTCGCCCAGCAGATTGCGTTGCGCAAAATCCCCGAAGACAACGACTGCGCCATGGCCGCCCTGTACCTGGCCAGCGATTACGCCAAGGTCATTACCGGCGCGCAACTGGATGTCAACGGCGGTCATTTTCTGCCCTGCTAA
- a CDS encoding DUF1329 domain-containing protein yields the protein MTGSNLASSCLVSRAANATPTWVLGLLLGCSAIGTANAAPEDVERLGKDLTCVGADKSANADGSIPAFSGKWLGVPPHVDFKGTGNHPVDPYPQEKPLFVITAANLAQYSDYLSDGQKALFKLYPATYKMPIYPSHRDFRFDDAVCQATRENASIARLVDDGEGVVGKTGGTAFPVPRSGLELLKNASAFTLRAWTEEYTSDNAYVLKDGNINWGRVHSRNLAPSLEPGKKGETAGNSAFYLNETLLPQRDKGEINTGTEFWNDKTEPRQAWRYDPGTRRVRQSPGYGFDMSFPGSGGSITVDEVRLFNGSGQRYDWKIVGKREMFIPYNTYRLHAANLKYANLLTPGHINPDAMRFERHRVWELEGTLKPGYRHLYGKRKLYIDEDTWFPMLADNYDNRGELWRTSMLNFFYAYESQRPQAGVGLYYDLNAGSYLAFNLINEQRDGYKLNKPGFSPRDFGPEAARRFGQ from the coding sequence ATGACCGGCAGTAACCTGGCCTCCAGTTGTCTTGTCTCGCGGGCTGCCAACGCCACTCCCACCTGGGTGCTGGGGTTGTTATTGGGATGCAGTGCAATCGGTACGGCGAACGCCGCACCGGAAGATGTGGAACGCCTGGGCAAGGATTTGACTTGCGTCGGTGCCGACAAGAGCGCCAATGCCGATGGCAGCATTCCGGCGTTCAGTGGCAAATGGCTGGGCGTACCGCCGCATGTAGACTTCAAAGGCACCGGCAACCATCCGGTGGATCCGTATCCGCAAGAAAAACCGCTGTTCGTGATTACGGCGGCCAACCTGGCGCAATACAGCGATTACCTGTCCGACGGGCAGAAAGCCTTGTTCAAGCTCTACCCGGCTACGTACAAGATGCCGATCTACCCCTCGCACCGCGATTTCCGTTTCGACGACGCGGTTTGCCAAGCCACCCGCGAGAACGCCAGCATCGCGCGCCTGGTGGATGACGGTGAAGGGGTGGTGGGCAAAACCGGCGGCACAGCCTTTCCGGTACCCCGCAGCGGCCTGGAACTGCTGAAGAACGCCTCGGCCTTTACCTTGCGCGCCTGGACCGAGGAATACACCTCCGACAACGCCTACGTACTCAAGGACGGCAACATCAACTGGGGCCGCGTGCATTCGCGCAACCTGGCGCCGTCGCTGGAACCGGGCAAAAAAGGCGAGACCGCGGGTAACTCGGCCTTCTACCTCAACGAAACCCTGCTGCCACAACGGGACAAAGGCGAGATCAATACCGGCACCGAGTTCTGGAACGACAAGACCGAGCCTCGCCAGGCCTGGCGTTACGATCCGGGCACCCGCCGTGTGCGGCAGTCGCCGGGTTATGGCTTCGACATGTCGTTTCCCGGCAGCGGCGGATCGATCACCGTGGACGAGGTGCGTCTGTTCAACGGCTCGGGCCAGCGTTATGACTGGAAGATCGTCGGCAAGCGCGAGATGTTCATTCCCTACAACACCTATCGCCTGCATGCGGCCAACCTCAAGTACGCCAACCTGCTGACCCCTGGCCATATCAACCCGGATGCCATGCGCTTTGAGCGCCATCGGGTGTGGGAGCTGGAAGGCACCCTCAAGCCGGGTTACCGCCACCTGTACGGCAAACGCAAGTTGTACATCGACGAAGACACCTGGTTCCCGATGCTCGCCGATAACTACGACAACCGTGGCGAGCTGTGGCGGACCTCGATGCTGAACTTTTTCTACGCCTATGAAAGCCAGCGGCCACAAGCGGGCGTGGGGCTGTACTACGACCTGAATGCCGGCAGTTACCTGGCGTTCAACCTGATCAACGAACAGCGCGACGGCTATAAGTTGAACAAGCCGGGCTTCAGCCCGCGGGATTTCGGCCCGGAAGCTGCCCGTCGGTTTGGCCAATAA
- a CDS encoding nuclear transport factor 2 family protein codes for MAPIDQLETRLRKLEDVEAIRRLKARYLACCDLKDPQGMRDCFASGLVRIDYGEIGVFENRDQLAVIFEQLGCHPHIVEMHHGVNPQIDVLDETQARGTWGLHYQMINTCSCVITQLGAHYEDEYRKIDGHWKISATRCVVTSTLVASYEETVPGVRFAGVQTSGAQTMATALDVKS; via the coding sequence ATGGCTCCCATTGATCAACTGGAAACACGTCTGCGCAAACTGGAAGACGTCGAGGCGATTCGCCGGCTGAAAGCGCGTTATCTGGCGTGTTGCGACCTGAAGGATCCGCAGGGCATGCGTGATTGCTTCGCGTCAGGCCTGGTACGCATCGACTACGGCGAGATCGGAGTGTTTGAAAACCGCGATCAGCTCGCTGTGATTTTCGAGCAACTCGGCTGCCATCCGCACATTGTCGAGATGCACCACGGCGTCAACCCGCAGATCGACGTGCTCGATGAAACGCAGGCCCGGGGCACCTGGGGCCTGCATTACCAGATGATCAACACGTGCTCGTGCGTTATCACGCAGCTCGGCGCGCACTACGAAGACGAGTACCGCAAGATCGACGGCCATTGGAAAATCTCCGCCACGCGCTGCGTTGTGACGTCCACGCTGGTGGCGAGCTACGAAGAGACTGTGCCCGGCGTACGCTTCGCCGGCGTTCAGACGAGTGGCGCGCAGACTATGGCGACTGCACTTGACGTCAAGTCTTGA